A window of the Mucilaginibacter sp. cycad4 genome harbors these coding sequences:
- a CDS encoding DUF6443 domain-containing protein codes for MISLKFYRNLCLVMLIAAFNSSSYGQTVTRVIDANVSSYQGTSYEAYHSVTLSPGFSFTPNTTYTAFYVNIAAQDQKPDDQSLLINNTVRQDMVKVSGVTLPTQIQPGVNAQTIVSYLDGLGRPIQRISMQGSPLHKDMVQLMAYDQYGRQPLQYLPYTATTGNGSLQVNAIAAQNAFYQVTGQQIATDNAPFAGTVYDNSPLQRVLETGAPGAAWQTGTGHSLKTASRLNTAADNIRIWNSAGPTGTYYGAGQLSVSDITDENGNHVLTFSNKLGQLVSKKVQAGSNSWLESIIICDDLGNVLYQVSPEGVKRIYGASPPAFNAAFINAWTTSYTYDAKGRLVAKQAPGAGPEYMVYDSNNRLVLTQDGRLRSAYATDTWYYVKYDAANRTIMSGLYRYSAPPGATGSTNQQILQNYLDGLTYDNVSTFASEKRQAGTTYGFSNRSFPSNIVDADVLQVNYYDDYDFNNTGTPVNQYVNPNASGFATTAVADNSSLLTGTMSRVITTAGNAGGWIKQAIFYDQFGNPIQKQTNNLVNQSALDITSNAIDLYSGHITQTKQVKSLSATTVIHKVSYDIMDRITQVAANINAGATDQVIAKYEYNELGQLKDKKLGLVTGSTYLQTVDYRYNIRGWLTSINNSTLTPDGGLTNSDTNDLFGISILYNQADATGLSNTPKYNGKISEIKWKANDQFSSSTNPVRERSYTFTYDAADRLTNAQYVANSGSAWNAETGGYNETIGGYDNNGNILSLTRNTYASGASAFTLLDNLSYTYKNSNVSNQLASVADLSSNAMGYNGTINSAVQYSYDNNGNLTTDVNKGETITYNDLNKVSKVLTGTGSVEYTYDASGNRIRKVLYNSSHVALNTYDYLDGFVYTTVGAGSRTLTYFNTAEGRVLSNTTATAFTYEYFIKDHLGNTRVSFRDNGSGAAAITQENEYYPFGMTMQGIAVRTAQSTTANKQLFNGGSELQDDLGFENSYSTPEREYDPQIGRFNSIDPMVDSYAGWTPYNFTFNDPVGMNDPSGAAPGGIGPNPGFAPDVWAQIEAQWNTTNYGNQSHSGSDTNGQIVQAQIYNTSPGQDQYGNTGMYVVTGAFYSTDSKGNSIPINDVSGAFSQDFIKIKEPPSENKAASVGQPGTLESLIPVWGNGRAAVDDFQNGNYWTGAFHTALAISDVFLVKAVVTSIAKVAVKAVVTSTLENLTKEAAATAVLSTRQAAAVATGKVSLEMMRGNAVDAAVKEAASNKFLLNKLVDITPRFTFGPDFVGKGLLKGVWWDVTTAGSWEGHVTKYVGFGEGVPVLYK; via the coding sequence ATGATTAGTTTAAAATTTTACAGAAATTTGTGTTTGGTTATGTTGATTGCCGCTTTTAATAGCAGCAGCTATGGGCAAACCGTAACACGGGTTATTGATGCTAACGTATCGAGCTACCAGGGGACATCCTATGAGGCTTATCATAGTGTTACCCTAAGCCCGGGATTTTCGTTTACGCCAAACACAACTTATACAGCTTTTTATGTTAATATAGCAGCACAGGATCAAAAGCCTGACGATCAAAGCCTGCTGATAAATAATACTGTGCGACAGGATATGGTAAAAGTATCCGGTGTTACCCTTCCAACCCAGATACAGCCCGGCGTAAACGCACAAACAATAGTATCATACCTGGATGGCTTGGGCAGGCCCATACAACGTATTAGCATGCAGGGCAGCCCCCTTCATAAAGACATGGTACAGCTAATGGCTTATGACCAGTACGGACGCCAGCCGCTGCAGTATTTGCCTTATACCGCTACTACCGGCAATGGCTCGTTACAGGTTAACGCAATAGCCGCGCAAAACGCCTTTTACCAGGTTACCGGCCAGCAAATAGCAACTGATAACGCTCCTTTTGCAGGTACGGTTTATGATAACTCACCATTGCAAAGGGTACTGGAAACCGGTGCACCTGGCGCGGCCTGGCAAACAGGTACCGGCCACAGCCTTAAAACTGCATCGCGGTTAAACACGGCTGCCGATAACATCAGGATATGGAACAGCGCCGGGCCAACGGGTACGTATTATGGTGCAGGACAGTTGTCGGTAAGTGATATTACCGACGAAAACGGCAACCATGTATTAACTTTTAGCAATAAGCTTGGGCAGCTGGTATCAAAAAAAGTGCAGGCAGGTTCCAATTCATGGCTCGAATCAATTATTATATGTGATGACCTGGGAAACGTTTTATACCAGGTGTCGCCGGAGGGCGTAAAAAGAATTTACGGGGCGTCACCGCCCGCGTTTAACGCAGCTTTTATTAATGCCTGGACAACGAGCTACACCTATGATGCAAAAGGCAGGCTGGTTGCTAAACAAGCCCCTGGCGCCGGGCCCGAATACATGGTTTACGACAGCAATAACCGCCTAGTACTTACGCAGGATGGCCGTCTGCGCAGTGCTTATGCTACAGATACCTGGTATTATGTAAAATACGATGCGGCAAACCGGACGATTATGTCTGGCCTCTATCGGTATAGTGCCCCGCCGGGAGCCACCGGAAGTACCAATCAGCAAATACTTCAAAACTACCTGGATGGGCTGACTTATGATAATGTTTCTACGTTTGCCTCTGAAAAACGACAGGCAGGTACCACCTATGGGTTTAGCAACCGGAGTTTCCCCTCAAATATCGTTGATGCAGATGTACTTCAGGTAAACTATTACGATGACTATGATTTTAATAATACCGGCACCCCAGTTAACCAGTACGTGAACCCTAACGCTTCAGGTTTTGCAACAACTGCCGTCGCAGATAATAGTAGCCTGCTTACCGGAACTATGAGCCGAGTGATCACTACGGCCGGAAACGCCGGAGGCTGGATCAAGCAAGCTATATTTTATGATCAGTTTGGTAATCCGATACAAAAACAAACCAACAACCTGGTTAACCAAAGTGCACTTGACATTACCAGCAACGCCATTGACCTTTACAGCGGGCACATTACCCAAACCAAACAGGTAAAATCATTAAGCGCCACTACGGTAATTCATAAGGTGAGTTACGATATAATGGACAGGATTACCCAGGTAGCCGCAAATATAAACGCGGGGGCAACCGACCAGGTTATAGCAAAGTACGAATATAACGAACTGGGGCAGCTAAAAGATAAAAAGCTGGGCTTGGTCACCGGCAGTACTTACTTACAAACCGTTGATTACCGTTATAACATAAGGGGGTGGTTAACCAGCATTAATAACAGTACTTTAACGCCGGACGGCGGATTAACCAACAGCGATACCAACGACCTGTTTGGGATAAGTATTTTGTACAACCAGGCCGATGCTACGGGTTTAAGCAATACCCCCAAATACAACGGCAAAATATCCGAAATAAAATGGAAGGCTAATGACCAGTTTTCAAGTTCGACCAACCCGGTAAGGGAGCGCAGTTATACCTTTACTTATGATGCCGCCGACAGGCTAACTAACGCGCAATATGTTGCAAATAGCGGATCGGCCTGGAACGCCGAAACGGGTGGTTATAACGAAACTATAGGTGGTTATGACAATAATGGTAATATACTATCCTTAACGCGTAATACCTATGCATCTGGTGCAAGCGCGTTTACATTATTGGATAACCTTTCCTATACCTATAAAAACAGCAATGTAAGTAACCAACTGGCCAGCGTGGCCGATTTATCGAGTAACGCTATGGGCTATAACGGTACGATAAACAGCGCGGTTCAGTATAGCTACGATAATAATGGCAATCTTACAACTGACGTTAATAAAGGCGAAACCATTACATACAACGATTTAAATAAAGTAAGCAAAGTACTAACCGGTACCGGCTCCGTAGAGTATACGTATGATGCCTCCGGAAACAGGATACGCAAGGTGTTGTATAATTCAAGCCATGTTGCCCTTAATACTTATGATTACCTGGACGGCTTTGTTTATACCACAGTTGGGGCAGGCTCCAGGACGCTTACCTATTTCAATACAGCTGAAGGGCGCGTATTGTCAAACACCACTGCCACCGCATTTACTTACGAATATTTCATAAAAGACCATCTGGGTAATACGCGTGTAAGCTTTCGGGATAACGGCAGCGGCGCTGCCGCTATAACCCAGGAAAACGAATATTATCCCTTCGGCATGACCATGCAAGGCATCGCGGTGCGTACCGCCCAATCAACAACGGCCAACAAACAATTGTTTAACGGTGGCAGCGAGTTGCAGGATGATCTCGGCTTTGAAAACAGCTACAGCACTCCGGAGCGAGAATATGACCCGCAAATTGGGCGCTTTAACAGCATTGATCCTATGGTTGATAGTTATGCAGGCTGGACACCATATAACTTTACCTTTAACGACCCGGTTGGGATGAATGACCCGTCTGGGGCCGCTCCGGGAGGCATTGGCCCAAATCCAGGGTTTGCCCCGGATGTTTGGGCACAAATAGAAGCGCAATGGAATACTACAAATTATGGCAATCAGTCACATTCTGGATCCGATACAAACGGTCAAATAGTACAGGCACAAATTTACAACACATCGCCGGGTCAAGACCAATATGGCAATACGGGTATGTATGTAGTGACCGGAGCTTTTTATTCCACCGATTCAAAGGGAAATTCGATCCCAATTAACGATGTATCTGGTGCATTCTCACAAGATTTTATCAAGATAAAAGAACCACCTTCGGAGAATAAGGCGGCCAGTGTGGGGCAGCCCGGAACGTTAGAAAGTTTAATACCTGTTTGGGGAAATGGAAGAGCCGCTGTTGATGACTTTCAAAATGGGAATTATTGGACAGGCGCTTTTCATACGGCATTGGCTATTTCCGATGTGTTTTTGGTTAAAGCGGTGGTTACTTCAATTGCTAAAGTTGCAGTAAAAGCAGTAGTAACATCAACATTAGAAAATCTAACTAAGGAGGCCGCTGCAACCGCTGTATTATCAACACGTCAGGCAGCAGCTGTAGCCACAGGAAAAGTGAGCCTTGAGATGATGAGGGGGAATGCCGTTGATGCAGCAGTAAAAGAAGCCGCATCTAACAAATTTCTTCTTAATAAGTTGGTAGATATTACACCGCGATTTACTTTTGGACCGGACTTTGTTGGAAAGGGATTATTAAAAGGAGTTTGGTGGGATGTAACAACTGCCGGTTCCTGGGAGGGGCACGTAACCAAATATGTCGGATTTGGGGAAGGGGTACCGGTTTTATACAAGTAG
- a CDS encoding TonB-dependent receptor, translated as MNAIHNKDIGTKQKALAINLNPEIYGSFAEIGAGQDVAANFFKAGASSGTIAKTMSAYDMLFSDAIYGVQQTRRYVSEPRLMAMLGHEYGLIIERLGAQRGDTSTFFAFADTISALNYNKTNEGHGWMGVRFQLEPNGQYNDVVIHVKLLDNDNNLQQQAVGILGVNLMYACFYYNEIPPVFLLSLMDNLSRDRIQIDMIRFEGPNFTKVDNRLMSLHLVKYGFSDAALFGPDGKNLQPSEVLYKKHIVMVRGRFRPVINVHMDMLNTGVKQFLQESDVDKDNVVVVTELTLQALKERNADINADIDEKDFLDRVDILGSLGQTVMISNFHEYYKLVAYLSKITKLKMGVVLGFPNLEYIFSEEHYKDLPGGILESFATLFSRKVKLFIYPTLRDGVIWNCLRFYLPPHLIDLYRYLIANNKIEDIRHYNENNLNVETDNVLQLIKMGADGWEEFVPPEVATIIKERRLFGYATGLEPVKTLEVPPQDGDRTEIDIA; from the coding sequence ATGAACGCCATTCACAATAAAGATATTGGGACCAAACAAAAAGCGCTGGCCATTAATCTTAACCCCGAAATTTATGGCTCATTTGCCGAAATAGGTGCAGGACAGGACGTAGCAGCAAACTTTTTTAAAGCCGGGGCATCATCCGGTACCATAGCCAAAACCATGTCGGCCTATGACATGCTTTTTTCAGATGCCATTTATGGGGTACAGCAAACCCGCCGTTATGTAAGCGAACCGCGACTGATGGCCATGCTTGGTCATGAATATGGCCTGATCATTGAGCGGCTTGGTGCGCAGCGTGGTGATACCTCAACTTTTTTTGCTTTTGCAGATACCATATCGGCCCTCAACTACAATAAAACCAACGAGGGCCACGGCTGGATGGGCGTACGCTTTCAATTAGAGCCGAACGGGCAGTACAACGATGTAGTGATCCACGTTAAGTTGCTGGACAACGATAACAACCTGCAGCAACAGGCCGTAGGGATATTGGGTGTAAACCTGATGTACGCCTGCTTTTATTATAATGAGATTCCACCGGTTTTCCTGCTTTCGCTGATGGATAACCTCTCGCGCGACAGGATCCAGATAGACATGATCCGCTTTGAAGGGCCAAACTTTACCAAGGTAGATAACAGGCTGATGAGCCTTCACCTGGTAAAATACGGATTTTCGGATGCAGCGCTGTTCGGGCCCGACGGTAAAAACCTGCAGCCATCTGAGGTTTTATACAAAAAGCATATCGTAATGGTACGCGGCCGTTTCCGTCCGGTTATCAATGTACATATGGACATGCTGAACACCGGTGTTAAGCAGTTTTTGCAGGAATCGGATGTTGATAAGGACAATGTTGTTGTTGTTACCGAACTTACCCTCCAGGCCCTTAAAGAACGTAACGCCGATATCAATGCCGATATCGACGAGAAGGACTTTCTCGACCGTGTAGATATCCTTGGCTCATTAGGCCAAACGGTAATGATCTCCAACTTTCACGAGTATTATAAACTGGTAGCCTATCTTTCAAAGATCACCAAGCTTAAAATGGGCGTGGTGCTTGGCTTCCCTAACCTGGAGTACATCTTCTCTGAAGAGCATTATAAAGATTTGCCGGGCGGCATTTTGGAGTCGTTCGCTACGCTGTTTAGCCGTAAGGTAAAACTGTTTATTTACCCTACCCTGCGCGATGGCGTGATCTGGAATTGCCTGCGTTTTTACCTGCCGCCGCACCTGATAGACTTGTACCGCTACCTGATAGCCAACAATAAGATAGAAGATATCAGGCATTATAACGAAAACAACCTCAACGTTGAAACAGATAATGTGCTGCAACTGATAAAAATGGGCGCCGACGGCTGGGAAGAGTTTGTACCACCCGAAGTTGCAACCATAATTAAAGAGCGCCGCCTGTTTGGCTACGCAACCGGGCTTGAACCCGTAAAAACACTCGAGGTGCCCCCGCAAGATGGCGATCGAACTGAAATTGATATTGCTTAA
- a CDS encoding SRPBCC domain-containing protein, whose product MEQKTKIDAENGKQDLTITRAFDLPVELLFKAYMEPEIVEQWMGTKVLKLENKKHGSWQFETKDPQGNVVFKANGTIHEFIPGQKITRTFEMDNAPFDVQLEFLEFEKLTDDTSKLNMHVVYRTPELRDRMLKLPFAYGINMAHNRLQEVLNKLK is encoded by the coding sequence ATGGAACAAAAAACAAAAATTGATGCCGAAAACGGTAAACAGGATTTAACTATTACAAGAGCATTTGACTTACCGGTCGAACTGCTTTTTAAAGCCTATATGGAGCCCGAAATTGTTGAACAATGGATGGGGACAAAAGTGCTGAAGCTTGAAAATAAAAAGCACGGCAGCTGGCAATTTGAAACAAAAGATCCGCAGGGAAATGTGGTATTCAAAGCCAATGGAACTATTCATGAGTTTATCCCCGGGCAAAAGATCACCCGCACGTTTGAAATGGATAATGCACCTTTTGATGTGCAGCTGGAGTTCCTGGAATTTGAAAAACTAACCGATGATACCAGCAAGCTCAATATGCATGTGGTTTACCGGACGCCCGAACTGAGGGACCGGATGCTGAAGTTGCCTTTTGCCTACGGTATAAACATGGCACATAACCGCCTGCAGGAAGTATTAAACAAATTGAAATAA
- a CDS encoding DoxX family protein, whose protein sequence is MKRNKIIYWIATIWLALGMLSTGMVQLLKAKSGAGGADSVAHLGYPGYFLTILGVWKVLGVIAVLIPKFPVVKEWAYAGFFFAMSGAIFSHIAAGSALTEIFPALLLLVLTVISWYFRPAERKVTSGNQ, encoded by the coding sequence ATGAAGCGGAATAAAATTATCTATTGGATTGCTACCATCTGGCTTGCTTTGGGGATGCTTTCGACCGGAATGGTACAGTTATTGAAAGCGAAATCAGGGGCAGGGGGGGCCGATAGCGTTGCTCATTTGGGCTATCCCGGTTATTTCCTGACGATATTGGGTGTTTGGAAAGTTTTGGGCGTTATTGCAGTGCTGATCCCTAAATTTCCGGTGGTAAAGGAATGGGCTTATGCGGGCTTTTTCTTTGCTATGTCGGGTGCTATTTTTTCGCATATTGCAGCGGGCAGTGCTTTGACTGAGATATTTCCCGCGCTGCTATTACTGGTACTTACTGTAATATCATGGTATTTCAGGCCTGCCGAAAGAAAAGTAACTTCGGGAAACCAATAA
- a CDS encoding VOC family protein — MSKSKLLRMDNVLIVVDDLEAAKAFFLELGFELEGETTVAGPSVDSLINLQNVRATLALMRTPDGHGRIELDKFHTPEAIRTGPEKLPVNELGIRRIMLAVDDLDEVVTQLLAQGAELVGEVVQYGDTYRLAYIRGPEGIIVGLSEQLR; from the coding sequence ATGTCAAAAAGCAAATTACTAAGAATGGACAACGTCCTCATCGTTGTCGACGACCTCGAAGCTGCTAAAGCTTTCTTTCTCGAACTCGGGTTTGAGCTGGAAGGCGAAACAACCGTCGCGGGCCCATCCGTAGATAGTCTCATTAACCTCCAGAACGTCCGTGCCACCCTCGCGCTGATGCGCACTCCGGACGGTCACGGGCGGATCGAGCTGGATAAGTTCCACACGCCCGAAGCCATCAGAACCGGCCCGGAGAAGCTTCCGGTGAACGAACTCGGGATCCGCCGCATTATGCTTGCCGTCGATGACCTCGATGAGGTAGTTACCCAACTGCTTGCTCAGGGTGCCGAACTTGTTGGCGAGGTGGTGCAATACGGGGATACGTATAGGCTGGCCTATATACGCGGTCCTGAAGGTATCATCGTGGGTTTAAGTGAGCAGCTCAGGTAA
- a CDS encoding helix-turn-helix transcriptional regulator: protein MNLRRDVFQAIADPTRRAILLLVATQAMTAGVIASNFDTARPTVSKHLQILTECELLKQEQNGREIYYHINAEKMKDVADFIEPFRAMWEDRFNKLETIMKNYKGK from the coding sequence ATGAATTTAAGACGAGATGTATTTCAAGCCATAGCCGACCCAACCCGAAGGGCCATCCTTTTGCTGGTTGCCACGCAAGCCATGACGGCCGGGGTAATAGCTTCAAATTTTGACACTGCCAGGCCTACCGTTTCCAAACACCTGCAAATACTTACCGAGTGCGAGCTGCTTAAACAGGAGCAAAACGGCAGGGAAATCTATTATCATATTAATGCAGAAAAAATGAAAGATGTGGCCGACTTCATTGAACCATTCCGCGCAATGTGGGAAGACAGGTTCAACAAATTAGAAACCATAATGAAAAACTATAAAGGCAAATAA
- a CDS encoding DUF6364 family protein, with product MTTKLTLTVEAEVIKKAKSYARQTGRSLSELIETYLETLTDEHQEPQQISPKLKKLAGAVKLPADFDERKELSAYFESKHL from the coding sequence ATGACAACAAAATTAACGCTTACAGTAGAGGCTGAAGTCATTAAAAAAGCAAAGTCGTACGCCAGACAAACAGGAAGAAGCCTCTCCGAATTAATTGAAACGTATTTGGAAACACTTACCGACGAACATCAGGAACCGCAACAGATATCCCCTAAGCTAAAGAAACTGGCTGGAGCGGTTAAGCTCCCGGCTGACTTTGACGAGAGAAAAGAACTAAGTGCCTATTTTGAAAGCAAACATTTATGA
- a CDS encoding pentapeptide repeat-containing protein encodes MNIKEIKDRWTTIEGEKKLKTIIRCLQKHTSFDECAEKIDGRWDLRGIKLSEPQIKQYSILNYSIKENENILEFKDVKLKNIDFSFSDLSYTTWIRCEFENIKMLNTKANYLKFWACSMKLSDIEKTDFQNSLLGGRLEVNSGSFEDVKFKESKFNKTYYSFPLFKDCVFKNCNLTEVNFDGSRFEDCAFTGKLCSTIFRGITSHFEKQTFFEKKINPNDFPNLMKNVDFTRAELNGVSFINGVDLSTCKLPALGDYLLVSNLAELFAEVKATITSEWGGEHMRIGLQVIDLIYYTNHHTNQKLEIVDKTFLIEQFGSDFAEKFYGLVKRINSKNELNK; translated from the coding sequence ATGAATATAAAGGAAATCAAAGACAGATGGACTACCATCGAAGGAGAGAAAAAGCTGAAAACCATAATCAGATGCTTGCAAAAACATACATCTTTTGATGAATGCGCAGAAAAAATTGATGGAAGATGGGATTTGAGGGGAATTAAACTTTCAGAACCTCAAATTAAACAGTACTCTATTTTAAATTACTCAATAAAAGAAAATGAGAATATTTTGGAATTTAAAGATGTGAAATTGAAGAATATTGATTTCTCCTTCAGTGATTTGAGTTATACAACGTGGATAAGATGCGAATTCGAAAATATTAAGATGCTTAATACCAAAGCTAATTATTTAAAATTTTGGGCTTGTTCTATGAAATTGTCTGACATAGAGAAAACAGATTTTCAAAACAGTTTATTAGGTGGCCGGCTTGAGGTGAATTCCGGCTCTTTTGAAGATGTCAAATTTAAAGAATCAAAATTTAACAAAACTTACTATAGTTTTCCTTTATTTAAAGATTGCGTATTTAAGAACTGCAATCTAACTGAAGTAAATTTTGATGGCAGCCGTTTCGAAGACTGCGCATTCACCGGAAAACTCTGTTCGACTATTTTCAGGGGAATCACCTCTCATTTTGAAAAACAAACGTTCTTCGAAAAAAAAATAAACCCTAATGATTTTCCCAATCTGATGAAAAATGTTGACTTTACTCGTGCCGAATTAAATGGTGTTTCATTTATTAATGGTGTTGATTTAAGTACATGTAAGCTCCCGGCCTTGGGCGATTATTTATTAGTAAGTAATTTGGCGGAACTTTTTGCCGAAGTTAAAGCAACAATAACCTCCGAATGGGGTGGTGAACATATGCGGATTGGATTACAGGTTATTGATCTCATTTACTACACCAATCATCATACAAATCAGAAATTGGAAATCGTGGATAAAACTTTCTTAATTGAACAATTTGGCTCCGATTTTGCTGAAAAGTTTTATGGTCTTGTCAAGAGAATCAATAGTAAAAACGAGTTAAATAAGTGA
- a CDS encoding PIN domain-containing protein yields the protein MKQVFVDTNILIDLLADRPPFSKFAIEIFDLAEKKQIRLFTSSHSYATTHYLLKKHIGEKELRELLHSLLDFIELISIDSAIIKKSLLSQHKDFEDAIQIFAANSVADIDFIVTRNLKDFKNAGITVLPPDQVIQLL from the coding sequence ATGAAACAGGTATTTGTTGATACCAATATCCTAATTGATCTTCTTGCGGACAGGCCACCATTTAGTAAGTTTGCTATAGAAATCTTTGATTTGGCAGAAAAGAAGCAGATCAGGCTCTTTACCTCATCTCACTCCTATGCAACTACACATTATTTGTTAAAAAAACATATTGGAGAAAAAGAATTAAGGGAACTCCTCCATTCTTTATTAGATTTTATTGAGCTGATCTCCATTGATAGTGCTATTATTAAAAAAAGCCTGTTATCTCAACATAAAGACTTTGAAGATGCTATTCAAATATTTGCAGCAAACTCGGTAGCTGATATTGATTTTATCGTAACCCGAAACTTAAAAGATTTCAAGAATGCCGGTATAACTGTTTTACCGCCCGATCAGGTGATTCAGTTGTTATGA
- a CDS encoding YdeI family protein, producing MNDMNPRVDFYFNKAEKWQEEIEQLRSVVLDCGLTEELKWGCPCYTFRESNIVLIHVFKEYCALLFFKGALLSDTHQILIQQTENVQAARQVRFTHMDEITEQRNILKAYIYEAVEIEKAGLKVNLKKTEEFTVAREFQHKLDTIPALKTAFEALTPGRQKAYLLHFSQPKQASTREARVEKWMPQILNGKGLND from the coding sequence ATGAACGATATGAACCCCAGGGTTGATTTTTATTTTAATAAAGCTGAAAAGTGGCAGGAAGAAATAGAGCAGTTGAGATCTGTTGTTCTTGATTGCGGCTTGACCGAAGAATTGAAGTGGGGCTGTCCCTGTTACACCTTTAGGGAAAGTAACATTGTTTTAATCCATGTATTTAAGGAATACTGTGCGCTTTTGTTTTTCAAAGGCGCATTGTTAAGTGATACGCACCAGATCCTGATCCAGCAAACAGAAAATGTGCAGGCTGCCCGACAGGTTAGGTTCACCCATATGGATGAGATAACCGAACAAAGGAATATCTTGAAAGCCTATATTTATGAAGCTGTTGAAATAGAAAAAGCCGGCTTAAAAGTAAATTTAAAAAAGACCGAAGAATTTACCGTTGCCCGGGAGTTTCAGCACAAGTTAGATACGATACCCGCCCTGAAAACCGCGTTTGAAGCATTAACGCCGGGGCGGCAAAAAGCATATCTCCTTCATTTTTCCCAACCCAAACAAGCCTCAACCCGCGAGGCAAGAGTTGAAAAATGGATGCCGCAGATTCTTAACGGAAAGGGTTTGAATGATTAG
- a CDS encoding DUF4256 domain-containing protein has protein sequence MKLSTEQQKELLGILKLRFEKNMNRHIGIEWAGVQAKLEANTEKLWPLNEMEITGGEPDVVAYDKNTGEYIFFDCAAESPKGRRSVCYDHEALEARKEHKPGNSAVEMAHDMGIELLNEEQYRELQKLGTFDTKTSSWIKTPAGIRKLGGAIFADFRYGTIFIYHNGAESYYAARGFRGALRV, from the coding sequence ATGAAGCTATCAACAGAACAACAGAAAGAACTCCTCGGTATATTGAAATTACGTTTTGAGAAAAACATGAACCGCCACATCGGTATTGAATGGGCCGGGGTACAGGCAAAACTGGAAGCTAATACCGAAAAGCTATGGCCGCTCAATGAAATGGAAATAACCGGCGGAGAACCCGATGTTGTTGCTTACGATAAAAATACCGGCGAATATATTTTTTTCGACTGTGCTGCAGAAAGCCCCAAAGGCCGCAGAAGTGTTTGCTACGATCATGAAGCACTGGAAGCCAGGAAAGAACATAAGCCCGGAAACAGTGCTGTTGAAATGGCACATGATATGGGTATTGAACTTTTAAATGAAGAACAATACCGCGAATTGCAAAAGCTTGGAACGTTTGATACCAAAACCTCAAGCTGGATAAAAACCCCTGCCGGTATCAGGAAGCTTGGCGGCGCCATTTTTGCCGATTTTCGCTATGGTACTATCTTCATTTACCACAACGGTGCCGAATCATATTATGCCGCCAGGGGATTTAGAGGCGCTTTAAGGGTTTGA